The Tumebacillus amylolyticus genome contains a region encoding:
- a CDS encoding (Fe-S)-binding protein gives MKVSVWITCLSDAVYPRVGEAMAKVLHRYGVLLHFPEVQTCCGQPAFNSGYWEPARVAANTILEAFADSDFVVVPSGSCAGMVHHFYEKLFAGDDQLVAQARALKEKTYEFSQFLVHVLGVTDLGGVYPARVTYHPSCHATRLLGIDEEPLTLLKNVHHLDLVPLPFAEDCCGFGGTFAVKMSDISAAMVEEKTEHILETQAEVLVGLDMGCLMNIGGRLSYEGKRVRVLHLAELLCEAVGLADARGELTR, from the coding sequence ATGAAAGTTTCCGTCTGGATCACCTGCCTCTCCGACGCCGTATACCCGCGTGTCGGGGAAGCGATGGCGAAGGTGTTGCACCGCTACGGGGTGCTCTTGCATTTTCCGGAAGTGCAGACTTGCTGCGGACAGCCGGCGTTCAACAGCGGCTATTGGGAACCTGCGCGTGTTGCTGCAAACACGATTCTCGAGGCTTTCGCAGACAGTGATTTCGTCGTCGTGCCGTCGGGATCGTGTGCGGGAATGGTTCACCACTTTTATGAAAAACTGTTCGCGGGCGATGACCAACTCGTCGCCCAAGCCCGCGCGTTGAAGGAAAAAACGTACGAGTTCTCCCAGTTCCTCGTCCACGTTCTGGGCGTCACCGATCTTGGCGGTGTATATCCTGCGCGGGTCACCTACCATCCGTCCTGCCACGCCACGCGTTTGCTTGGCATCGACGAAGAGCCTCTGACCCTCTTAAAAAATGTCCATCACCTCGACCTTGTGCCTCTGCCGTTTGCCGAGGACTGCTGCGGATTCGGCGGGACGTTTGCGGTCAAGATGTCTGACATCTCGGCGGCGATGGTCGAGGAGAAAACGGAACACATCTTGGAAACGCAAGCAGAAGTCTTGGTCGGGCTCGACATGGGCTGTCTGATGAACATCGGGGGCCGCTTGTCGTATGAAGGCAAGCGGGTACGAGTCCTGCATCTCGCAGAACTGCTCTGTGAAGCTGTCGGGTTGGCCGACGCGAGAGGAGAGTTGACGAGATGA
- a CDS encoding DUF421 domain-containing protein, with the protein MQIGEELLRTAIAYLVMLVLCRIMGKKQVSQMTFFNYVAGITFGAIAASLVIDTSKDLGLGILSLVEWSVLTILMGIVSLQSPRLRKVIDGQPTIMIRNGKILDTAMKESRLNMDDLTMLLRKKNVFSIMDVDYAILEPDGALSVLKKQHAQAATKKDVYAKPSPTHYLPTEIISDGRVVQRNLQELNLSRDWLEQQLRQLGVSDVKKVFYAEIQADGSLHVDEFQERVH; encoded by the coding sequence ATGCAAATTGGGGAAGAGCTGCTTCGGACTGCGATCGCCTATCTTGTGATGCTCGTCCTGTGCCGTATCATGGGCAAAAAACAGGTGAGCCAGATGACCTTTTTCAATTACGTCGCCGGGATCACATTCGGTGCGATCGCGGCTTCTCTCGTCATCGACACTTCCAAAGACCTTGGGTTGGGCATACTCAGTTTGGTGGAGTGGAGCGTGCTGACCATTCTGATGGGAATTGTGTCGCTTCAATCGCCGAGACTGCGGAAGGTGATTGACGGACAGCCCACGATCATGATTCGCAATGGAAAAATTCTCGACACAGCGATGAAAGAGTCACGCCTGAACATGGACGACCTTACCATGCTCTTGCGAAAGAAAAACGTATTTTCGATCATGGACGTGGACTACGCGATCTTGGAGCCGGACGGCGCGCTGTCCGTGCTCAAAAAACAACATGCCCAAGCCGCCACTAAAAAGGACGTATACGCCAAACCGTCCCCCACCCACTACCTGCCGACCGAAATCATTTCGGACGGCCGCGTGGTGCAACGCAACCTGCAAGAGCTGAATCTCAGTCGAGACTGGCTGGAGCAACAGTTGCGGCAACTGGGAGTTTCAGATGTGAAAAAGGTGTTCTACGCGGAGATTCAAGCGGATGGTTCGCTGCATGTGGATGAATTTCAGGAGCGGGTGCATTGA
- a CDS encoding L,D-transpeptidase family protein produces MQQPDYRDHLKKHPRDAEMRYQYGSFLESLGKLREAQEQYSLAAQEGHLASIIRLKQRTFSGSDDRERNGQTAEPPFLKKRSREKRKRFWAGTMLFLVLFHLLTLSVGMDRLYEMFSVSHTKPSDLPKLVVENGRQRFTELYGRDLNGYGDLMRPQPVNVLSELSPDLLTATQCPCGLEDVGLELHYYPEANLLALVRGEEILTLYPVASGPPMPFTKSYVSRRVVNPNGGKGPWGTRGMELQEGYAIHGTNQLELIGQGDVTKGCLRMRNVDIETLYPYVSLGTPFFVVPGRPGEATFPEGLPPLGELLHPEKEETPGVVYQWKA; encoded by the coding sequence GTGCAACAGCCCGACTACCGGGATCATTTGAAAAAACACCCCCGCGATGCGGAGATGCGCTACCAGTACGGAAGTTTTTTGGAATCTCTGGGGAAATTGCGGGAGGCGCAGGAGCAGTACAGTTTGGCGGCGCAGGAAGGTCATTTGGCTTCGATCATTCGGTTGAAGCAACGGACGTTTTCCGGGTCGGATGATAGAGAGAGGAATGGGCAGACAGCGGAGCCCCCTTTTTTGAAAAAACGCTCTCGGGAGAAGCGGAAGCGTTTTTGGGCGGGGACGATGCTGTTTTTGGTGTTGTTTCATTTGTTGACGCTGTCTGTGGGGATGGATCGGCTGTATGAGATGTTTTCGGTGTCGCACACAAAGCCGAGCGATTTGCCGAAGTTGGTGGTGGAGAATGGGCGTCAGCGGTTTACGGAGTTGTACGGACGTGATCTCAACGGATACGGGGACTTGATGCGTCCACAGCCGGTGAACGTGCTCAGCGAGTTGTCGCCCGATCTCTTGACGGCGACGCAGTGTCCTTGTGGGTTGGAGGATGTGGGACTTGAGTTGCATTATTATCCGGAGGCGAATCTCTTGGCGTTGGTGCGCGGGGAGGAGATTCTCACGCTCTACCCTGTCGCTTCCGGTCCGCCGATGCCGTTTACGAAATCGTACGTGTCGCGCCGAGTTGTGAATCCAAACGGCGGCAAGGGCCCGTGGGGCACGCGCGGGATGGAGTTGCAGGAAGGGTACGCCATTCACGGGACGAACCAGTTGGAGCTCATCGGGCAGGGAGATGTGACCAAGGGGTGCTTGCGGATGCGCAATGTGGACATCGAGACGCTGTATCCGTATGTGTCGCTGGGGACGCCGTTTTTTGTGGTGCCGGGTCGTCCGGGAGAGGCCACGTTCCCCGAGGGACTGCCCCCGCTTGGCGAGTTGCTGCATCCGGAGAAGGAAGAGACGCCGGGGGTCGTGTATCAGTGGAAGGCGTGA
- a CDS encoding DUF3010 family protein codes for MKVCGIELKGSEAIVVSLEGTKGEFTRLAPTTKKIALSDNKTQESAQSFLQTIQQYLRDAGIEAVGIKERATTGEFGGGAMTFKLEGLIQSLDLPVQLFHPSTLAATMRRTPVSIEDQKLHKYQTDAFKVAYHLLGE; via the coding sequence ATGAAGGTTTGCGGTATAGAACTAAAAGGCTCTGAAGCCATTGTAGTCAGCCTAGAAGGAACCAAGGGTGAATTCACCAGACTTGCACCAACAACGAAGAAAATAGCCCTCTCAGACAATAAAACGCAAGAAAGCGCACAATCCTTCCTCCAAACCATCCAACAATACCTCCGAGATGCCGGCATCGAAGCAGTCGGAATCAAAGAACGAGCAACCACCGGAGAGTTCGGCGGCGGGGCGATGACCTTTAAACTCGAAGGTCTGATCCAGAGCCTGGATCTCCCCGTACAACTGTTCCACCCTTCAACGTTAGCAGCTACGATGCGCCGTACCCCGGTCAGCATCGAAGATCAAAAACTGCACAAGTACCAAACGGATGCTTTCAAAGTCGCCTACCACTTGTTAGGCGAGTAG